Proteins encoded within one genomic window of Mycolicibacterium monacense:
- a CDS encoding NAD(P)/FAD-dependent oxidoreductase codes for MTHEWECVVVGGGAAGLSATLVLGRARRRTLLVDAGEQSNRVSTGIGGLLGYDQRPPAELYETGRRELEAYPTVEYRVGTVVHGAAQDDGFVLSLDDGDRVTTRRVLLATGMEYCPPELPGLEPLWGKSVFQCPFCHGWEMRDKRIASLAAGEEAVHSALMLRGWSDDVVLLTDGHPQLDGKDIDQLKAAGIIVDDRRIAELIGTDGQLTAIAFNDGSRLERDGLLVEAPLRQRSKLAEQLGATCTPGPLAQDTIGIDALHRTSAHTVFAAGDVCTEHPYVAGSIAGGAQAAMIVAQSLLAEQFGMPYPPE; via the coding sequence ATGACACACGAATGGGAATGCGTCGTCGTCGGTGGTGGCGCGGCGGGATTGAGCGCCACCCTGGTCCTGGGACGGGCGCGCCGACGCACCCTGCTCGTCGACGCGGGTGAACAGAGCAACAGGGTCTCCACCGGCATCGGCGGGTTGCTCGGCTACGACCAGCGGCCGCCGGCGGAGCTGTACGAAACGGGCCGGCGCGAGCTCGAGGCGTATCCGACGGTCGAGTACCGGGTGGGCACCGTGGTGCACGGCGCCGCGCAGGACGACGGCTTCGTGCTCTCCCTCGACGACGGTGACCGGGTCACCACCCGGCGGGTGCTGCTGGCCACCGGCATGGAGTACTGCCCGCCGGAGCTTCCGGGTCTGGAACCGCTGTGGGGTAAGTCGGTGTTCCAGTGCCCGTTCTGCCACGGCTGGGAGATGCGCGACAAGCGGATCGCCTCATTGGCCGCGGGTGAGGAGGCCGTGCACTCGGCGCTGATGCTGCGCGGGTGGAGCGACGACGTGGTGCTGCTCACCGACGGCCATCCGCAACTCGACGGCAAGGACATCGACCAGTTGAAGGCCGCAGGCATCATCGTCGACGACCGCCGGATCGCCGAATTGATCGGCACCGACGGACAGCTGACCGCGATCGCGTTCAACGACGGAAGCCGGTTGGAACGCGACGGTCTGCTCGTCGAGGCCCCGCTGCGGCAGCGTTCGAAACTCGCCGAGCAACTGGGCGCCACCTGCACGCCGGGTCCGCTGGCTCAGGACACCATCGGCATCGACGCGCTGCACCGCACGTCGGCGCACACGGTGTTCGCCGCCGGTGACGTGTGCACCGAACACCCGTACGTGGCCGGGTCGATCGCAGGGGGTGCGCAGGCGGCGATGATCGTCGCGCAGAGCCTGCTGGCCGAGCAGTTCGGGATGCCGTACCCGCCGGAGTGA
- the upp gene encoding uracil phosphoribosyltransferase, translated as MSEVHLVDHPLVAHKLTLLRRKDASTHSFRQLLHEISALMAYEVLRDIPTQDFEVETPLETTVGQVIDGKKLVFVSILRAGTGILDGMLAVVPGARVGHIGLYRDPKTLVAVEYYFKMPADLEERDVVVVDPMLATGHSAVAAVDRIKECGPKSIKFVCLLTCPEGIAAMQEAHPDVPIYTAAVDRQLDEHGYIVPGLGDAGDRIFGTK; from the coding sequence ATGAGCGAAGTCCACCTGGTCGACCACCCGCTGGTGGCGCACAAGCTGACCTTGTTGCGCCGCAAGGATGCCTCCACACACAGCTTCCGCCAGCTGCTGCACGAGATCTCCGCGCTGATGGCCTACGAGGTGCTGCGTGACATCCCGACCCAGGATTTCGAGGTGGAGACACCGCTGGAGACGACGGTCGGTCAGGTCATCGACGGTAAGAAGCTGGTGTTCGTGTCGATTCTGCGGGCGGGCACGGGCATCCTCGACGGCATGCTGGCCGTGGTGCCCGGGGCGCGGGTCGGGCACATCGGGCTGTATCGCGATCCCAAGACGCTCGTCGCCGTCGAGTACTACTTCAAGATGCCGGCGGACCTGGAGGAGCGCGACGTCGTCGTGGTCGACCCGATGCTCGCCACCGGCCACTCGGCGGTGGCGGCGGTGGACCGGATCAAGGAGTGCGGGCCGAAGTCGATCAAGTTCGTCTGCCTGTTGACGTGTCCCGAGGGCATCGCCGCGATGCAGGAGGCTCATCCCGACGTCCCCATCTACACCGCGGCCGTCGACCGTCAGCTCGACGAGCACGGCTACATCGTGCCGGGGCTCGGCGATGCGGGTGACCGGATCTTCGGCACCAAGTAG
- a CDS encoding URC4/urg3 family protein, which yields MSSDTPEGAAAALRTTDAVRDRAGRLLRRARAGESAWFTVRDDALDSAADVVAEVTRSRYPDLAIPFHSRWRHFEAGDVNRAAGLEGNPRAMIDLAVVSVLLDAGAGPGWSFEEKATGQRFSRSEGLAVASWHAFAGGLFSSDPGDPMRVDADGLRALTADRLGAAFQVCADNPLVGLDGRVELLHRLGDALTAEAFGGRPGGLFDTLTARARTVHAHDILTVLLTELSSIWLSGNDIGDQPLGDCWRHAAVGGEGLTRGWVPFHKLSQWLTYSLLEPFTRAGVPVEGVDTLTGLPEYRNGGLLLDAGVLALRAPEYAERTWEVGDELVVEWRALTVALLDELAPRVSARLGVDMPLACALEGGTWAAGRLLAQQLRGGLPPLTIDSDGTVF from the coding sequence GTGAGTTCGGATACGCCGGAGGGTGCGGCGGCCGCGCTGCGCACCACCGACGCCGTCCGGGACCGCGCCGGCCGACTGCTGCGGCGGGCCAGGGCGGGTGAGTCGGCATGGTTCACCGTTCGCGACGACGCCCTCGACTCCGCGGCGGACGTCGTCGCCGAGGTCACGCGCTCGCGGTATCCGGACCTCGCCATCCCGTTCCACAGTCGCTGGCGGCATTTCGAAGCCGGCGACGTGAACCGGGCGGCCGGGCTCGAGGGGAACCCCCGGGCGATGATCGATCTCGCGGTGGTCAGCGTGCTGCTCGACGCCGGCGCGGGGCCGGGCTGGAGCTTCGAGGAAAAGGCTACGGGGCAACGGTTTTCGCGTTCGGAGGGGTTGGCCGTCGCCAGCTGGCACGCGTTCGCCGGCGGGTTGTTCTCGTCGGACCCGGGCGACCCCATGCGCGTGGACGCCGACGGGCTGCGGGCGTTGACCGCCGATCGGCTTGGTGCGGCGTTTCAGGTGTGCGCGGACAATCCGCTCGTCGGACTCGACGGCCGGGTGGAACTGCTGCACCGCCTCGGTGACGCGTTGACCGCAGAGGCGTTCGGCGGCCGGCCGGGCGGGCTGTTCGACACCCTCACCGCGCGCGCCCGGACGGTGCATGCCCACGACATCCTCACGGTGTTGCTCACCGAACTGTCGTCGATCTGGTTGAGCGGCAATGACATCGGTGACCAACCGCTGGGCGACTGCTGGCGCCATGCTGCGGTCGGCGGTGAGGGACTCACCCGGGGCTGGGTGCCGTTCCACAAGCTCTCCCAGTGGTTGACCTATTCGCTGCTCGAACCGTTCACCCGGGCGGGTGTGCCGGTGGAGGGAGTCGACACGCTCACCGGGTTACCCGAGTACCGCAACGGCGGGCTCCTGCTCGACGCCGGAGTGCTGGCACTGCGGGCACCTGAATACGCCGAGCGCACCTGGGAAGTCGGCGACGAGCTGGTGGTCGAGTGGCGCGCACTCACCGTCGCACTGCTCGACGAACTCGCCCCGCGGGTGTCCGCGCGGCTCGGTGTCGACATGCCGCTGGCGTGCGCGCTGGAGGGTGGGACCTGGGCGGCCGGACGCCTTCTGGCGCAACAACTCCGCGGCGGGTTGCCGCCGTTGACCATCGACAGCGACGGCACCGTCTTCTGA
- a CDS encoding GTP cyclohydrolase II has translation MLAPFPLRTGGAMSTGSGHIRLTSHSGAVGTPTIHWGASAAAERGPVIGTTANRSHRNVIGTHSGSYSVYRALAVAAGALKREHRADLTDTSPTDTIGPYPQWGEPATIVSMDPWGASVADVFTAELAAGLDIRPTIAITKAHVILPEITDAIAKGRLVPDGRVLLASGAALVTKAAVEPVWWLPGVAQRFGCSETDLRRVLFEETGGMYPELVTRSDLEVFLPPIGGQTIYIFGSATDLADPSVELTARVHDECNGSDVFGSDICTCRPYLTHAIEECIRGAQNGGVGLVAYSRKEGRALGEVTKFLVYNARKRQVGGDTADQYFARTECVAGVQDMRFQELMPDVLHWFGIRKIHRLVSMSNMKYDAITGSGIEVGERVNIPEELIPPDARVEIDAKMAAGYFTPGPVPDAEELKQVKGRGLSQ, from the coding sequence ATGCTGGCGCCTTTCCCCTTGAGGACGGGAGGCGCCATGTCGACTGGGAGCGGACACATCCGGTTGACGTCGCACAGCGGTGCGGTGGGCACCCCGACGATCCACTGGGGTGCGTCCGCCGCCGCCGAGCGCGGGCCGGTGATCGGGACGACCGCCAACCGCTCGCACCGCAACGTCATCGGCACCCACAGCGGGTCCTACAGCGTCTACCGGGCACTGGCCGTCGCCGCGGGTGCGCTCAAACGGGAGCACCGCGCCGACCTCACCGACACCTCGCCGACCGACACCATCGGCCCATACCCGCAGTGGGGTGAACCGGCCACGATCGTCAGCATGGACCCGTGGGGCGCCAGTGTGGCCGACGTGTTCACCGCCGAACTCGCTGCGGGCCTCGACATCCGGCCGACCATCGCGATCACCAAGGCGCATGTGATCCTGCCCGAGATCACCGACGCGATCGCCAAGGGCCGCCTGGTCCCCGACGGGCGCGTCCTGCTCGCCAGCGGCGCCGCGCTGGTCACCAAGGCCGCCGTCGAACCCGTCTGGTGGCTGCCCGGGGTGGCGCAGCGGTTCGGGTGCAGCGAGACCGATCTGCGCCGGGTGCTGTTCGAGGAGACCGGCGGCATGTACCCGGAACTCGTCACCCGCTCCGACCTCGAGGTGTTCCTCCCGCCGATCGGCGGGCAGACCATCTACATCTTCGGCAGCGCAACCGATCTCGCCGATCCTTCGGTCGAGTTGACCGCCCGCGTCCACGACGAGTGCAACGGCTCGGACGTCTTCGGGTCCGACATCTGTACGTGCCGGCCGTATCTCACGCATGCGATCGAGGAGTGCATCCGCGGCGCCCAGAACGGTGGCGTCGGCCTGGTCGCCTACTCCCGCAAGGAGGGCCGCGCGCTGGGTGAGGTCACCAAGTTCCTGGTGTACAACGCCCGCAAGCGTCAGGTCGGCGGCGACACCGCCGATCAGTACTTCGCGCGCACCGAGTGTGTGGCCGGCGTCCAGGACATGCGCTTCCAGGAACTGATGCCCGACGTGCTGCACTGGTTCGGTATCCGCAAGATCCACCGCCTGGTGTCGATGAGCAACATGAAGTACGACGCGATCACCGGGTCGGGAATCGAAGTGGGAGAAAGGGTCAACATCCCCGAGGAACTCATCCCTCCGGATGCGCGGGTGGAGATCGACGCCAAGATGGCGGCCGGTTACTTCACTCCGGGCCCGGTGCCCGACGCCGAGGAACTCAAGCAGGTCAAGGGTCGCGGGTTGTCGCAGTGA
- a CDS encoding acyl-CoA dehydrogenase family protein has translation MAEAFVFTEEQRQLRDAVRGFCSDHFDEQTVRRIMESDPAFDSALWARLGSELGVLGLSVSEADGGAGGDLVDQAVAVEEFGASLVCGPLFGTVYLAIPALVAASAGPARDRLLADLVEGTRTAAFAVADRAGAFVPDAVGVTVEGDALTGTLAQVVDGAVADVLLVAAKGSDGVGLYAVDTGAEGVERTPLVTLDLTRTQASFTLSGAPATLIAGPDEAARVIQHALHVGSALLAVEQVGAAQHLLDIAVEYAKSRLQFGRPIGSFQAVKHRLADMLVDAEHARSTAYHAVWALTDGSDDAALATAIAQAVCSAALSRIAADTIQVLGGIGFTWEHQAHLYFKRATTDATLLGTAEEHRARVADLVLDTATPERLPRVAAGIPG, from the coding sequence GTGGCTGAGGCCTTCGTGTTCACCGAGGAGCAGCGGCAGTTGCGGGATGCGGTGCGGGGCTTCTGCTCCGACCACTTCGACGAGCAGACCGTGCGCCGGATCATGGAGTCCGATCCGGCGTTCGACTCCGCACTGTGGGCGCGGCTCGGGTCGGAACTCGGCGTGCTCGGTCTGTCGGTGTCCGAAGCCGACGGCGGCGCCGGTGGCGACCTCGTCGACCAGGCGGTCGCGGTCGAGGAGTTCGGCGCGTCGCTGGTGTGCGGACCGCTGTTCGGGACGGTCTACCTCGCGATACCCGCCCTGGTCGCCGCCTCGGCCGGGCCGGCGCGCGACCGCCTGCTCGCCGACCTCGTCGAGGGCACCCGCACCGCGGCGTTCGCCGTCGCTGACCGCGCCGGCGCCTTCGTCCCCGATGCGGTCGGCGTGACGGTCGAGGGTGACGCGCTGACGGGCACGCTCGCGCAGGTCGTCGACGGCGCCGTCGCCGACGTGCTGCTCGTCGCCGCGAAGGGGTCCGACGGGGTGGGCCTCTACGCGGTCGACACGGGCGCCGAGGGTGTGGAACGCACCCCGTTGGTCACGCTCGACCTCACCCGCACCCAGGCGTCCTTCACGTTGTCGGGCGCGCCCGCCACGCTGATCGCCGGACCGGATGAGGCGGCCAGGGTCATCCAGCACGCACTGCACGTGGGTTCGGCGCTGCTGGCCGTCGAACAGGTCGGCGCCGCGCAGCACCTGCTCGACATCGCAGTCGAGTACGCGAAGTCGCGGCTGCAGTTCGGGCGTCCGATCGGATCGTTCCAGGCGGTCAAACACCGGCTGGCCGACATGCTGGTCGACGCCGAACACGCACGCTCGACGGCCTATCACGCGGTGTGGGCGCTGACCGACGGGTCCGACGACGCCGCGCTGGCGACGGCGATCGCCCAGGCCGTGTGCTCGGCCGCGCTCAGCCGGATCGCCGCGGACACCATCCAGGTGCTCGGCGGTATCGGGTTCACGTGGGAGCACCAGGCGCACCTGTACTTCAAGCGGGCGACCACTGACGCGACGTTGCTCGGCACCGCCGAGGAGCACCGCGCCCGCGTCGCCGACCTGGTACTCGACACCGCGACACCCGAACGCCTCCCGCGGGTGGCGGCCGGAATCCCCGGCTGA
- a CDS encoding acyl-CoA dehydrogenase family protein translates to MSTAADIDRVTELANRVVAEHDPKTVPIPEYLGACYDAGLAWVHFPEGLGGLGVSRGLQAVADGILQGAGGPVPLGLNPMGYGMAAPTIREHAQNDDIKRAWLRPLATTEHIWCQLFSEPGAGSDLAGLATSAVPDGDDWVINGQKVWTSLAHRARWGLLLARTNPDVPKHKGLTYFVIDMHAPGVETRPLRQMTGHAEFNEVYFSDARIPDAHRLGGVGDGWRVAMTTLMNERSALGASGSRRGAGTIADAVALWASRPERRTPMMRDRLSELWLRAEAQRLTSERSRASATVGGPGPEGSIGKLVGAELNQRIYQWCMDFLGPEGTLYHSYAMDSGDKSDWRGPIQQRFLRSRANTIEGGTSDVMRNILGERVLGLPGDLRADAGMPWKEVPRG, encoded by the coding sequence ATGAGCACCGCCGCTGATATCGATCGGGTCACCGAACTCGCCAACCGCGTCGTGGCCGAACACGATCCCAAGACCGTGCCGATCCCCGAGTACCTCGGCGCCTGTTACGACGCCGGCCTCGCGTGGGTGCACTTCCCGGAGGGGCTCGGCGGGCTGGGGGTGTCGCGTGGCCTGCAGGCGGTCGCCGACGGCATCCTGCAGGGCGCCGGCGGACCGGTGCCTCTGGGGCTCAACCCGATGGGTTACGGCATGGCGGCGCCGACCATCCGCGAGCACGCCCAGAACGACGACATCAAACGGGCCTGGTTGCGGCCGCTGGCGACCACCGAACACATCTGGTGCCAGTTGTTCTCCGAACCCGGCGCCGGCTCCGATCTGGCCGGGCTGGCCACCTCGGCGGTGCCCGACGGTGACGACTGGGTGATCAACGGCCAGAAGGTGTGGACCAGCCTCGCGCACCGCGCCCGGTGGGGTCTGCTGCTGGCCCGGACGAACCCCGATGTGCCCAAGCACAAGGGTCTGACGTACTTCGTCATCGACATGCACGCACCGGGTGTCGAGACCCGGCCGCTGCGGCAGATGACCGGCCACGCCGAGTTCAACGAGGTCTACTTCAGCGACGCCCGCATCCCCGACGCGCACCGGCTCGGCGGCGTCGGTGACGGTTGGCGGGTCGCGATGACGACCCTGATGAACGAGCGCAGCGCGCTGGGCGCCAGCGGCAGCCGCCGCGGTGCGGGCACGATCGCCGACGCCGTCGCGCTCTGGGCGTCGCGCCCCGAGCGCCGCACACCGATGATGCGCGACCGGTTGTCCGAACTGTGGTTGCGCGCCGAGGCGCAACGGCTGACCTCCGAGCGGTCCCGAGCCTCGGCGACCGTCGGCGGCCCGGGTCCGGAGGGATCGATCGGCAAGCTGGTCGGCGCCGAACTCAATCAGCGGATCTACCAGTGGTGCATGGACTTTCTCGGCCCGGAGGGCACGCTGTACCACAGCTACGCCATGGACAGCGGGGACAAGAGCGACTGGCGCGGCCCGATTCAGCAGCGTTTCCTGCGCAGCCGCGCCAACACCATCGAGGGCGGCACCTCGGACGTCATGCGGAACATCCTGGGCGAGCGGGTGCTCGGCCTGCCGGGTGATCTGCGTGCCGATGCGGGGATGCCGTGGAAGGAGGTGCCGCGTGGCTGA
- a CDS encoding DUF1295 domain-containing protein has translation MTEHRSKAASLAIVAIAYLVALAVAAAWLVWGPGTGRLWLDTLIADVLATLVVFAFSRAYRNSSFYDAYWSVVPPLLLAYWWTQTPDADTVRVALVAVAVGYWAVRLTGNWLYAFPGLHHEDWRYPMFRERAGRWEFVVDLVAIHLIPTLQVFLGMVPVYIAVTTPGEGWMWLTAVAFVIAVAAVTLELVADVQMHRFVADRRPGEVMDRGLWAWSRHPNYFGECGFWVALALFGVAASPADAWWLFAGALAMLAMFLGASIPMMETRSLARRPGYQDVVDRVSRFVPRPPRKARV, from the coding sequence TTGACCGAACATCGGAGCAAGGCCGCGTCGCTGGCGATCGTCGCGATCGCCTACCTCGTCGCGCTGGCGGTGGCGGCGGCCTGGCTGGTCTGGGGTCCCGGCACCGGACGGTTGTGGCTCGACACCCTGATCGCCGACGTGCTGGCCACCCTGGTGGTGTTCGCGTTCAGCCGCGCCTACCGCAATTCCAGCTTCTACGACGCCTATTGGAGTGTCGTCCCGCCGCTGCTGTTGGCGTACTGGTGGACCCAGACCCCGGACGCCGACACCGTGCGCGTCGCACTCGTCGCGGTGGCGGTCGGGTACTGGGCGGTGCGGCTGACCGGCAACTGGCTGTACGCGTTTCCCGGTCTGCACCACGAGGATTGGCGATACCCGATGTTCCGGGAACGGGCCGGGCGGTGGGAGTTCGTCGTCGACCTCGTCGCGATCCACCTGATCCCCACCCTGCAGGTGTTCCTCGGGATGGTGCCGGTCTACATCGCGGTCACGACCCCGGGGGAGGGCTGGATGTGGCTCACCGCAGTCGCATTCGTGATCGCCGTCGCCGCGGTGACGCTGGAGCTGGTCGCCGACGTCCAGATGCACCGCTTCGTCGCAGACCGCCGCCCGGGCGAGGTGATGGACCGCGGGCTGTGGGCGTGGTCGCGGCATCCGAACTACTTCGGCGAGTGCGGATTCTGGGTCGCGCTCGCGCTGTTCGGGGTGGCGGCGTCACCCGCCGACGCCTGGTGGCTGTTCGCGGGTGCGCTGGCGATGCTCGCGATGTTCCTCGGCGCGAGCATCCCGATGATGGAGACGCGCAGTCTGGCGCGGCGTCCCGGCTACCAGGACGTGGTCGACCGGGTGTCGCGATTCGTGCCCCGACCGCCTCGCAAGGCGCGGGTGTGA
- a CDS encoding FAD-dependent oxidoreductase: MSRPRVVVAGLGDSGLLTAIRLAGHFDVVGVSARPGLVSGQELGVRLARPDDWARDYWIPFDRFRALDRVRTEHATLSRVDLAGRKLFGQRVTGGELAEDFDALVIATGVTNGFWRRPGYRSSDEVAAQLRADHERLAAARSVLVVGGGAAAVSSAANLALTWPGTRVELCFPGDRPLPQHHTRVWARIARRLDGLGVALRPGHRAVVPDGFACDRITDAPVEWSTGQPASTADAVLWAIGRVRPNTDWLPAEVLDGDGFVRVTAQLKVPGVQRVYAIGDVAATDPLRSSARNRADKLLAHNLRADFAERPLRDYRAPARRWGSVLGNQPDGLEVFAPNGTVFRFPAWSVERVLQPWIVRRGIYRGVRPSPSGD; encoded by the coding sequence GTGAGCCGCCCGCGCGTCGTCGTCGCCGGCCTCGGGGACAGCGGGCTGCTCACCGCGATCAGGTTGGCCGGACACTTCGACGTGGTCGGCGTCTCGGCGAGACCGGGTCTGGTCAGTGGACAGGAGCTCGGCGTCCGGCTGGCCCGCCCCGACGACTGGGCGCGCGACTACTGGATCCCGTTCGACCGGTTCCGCGCCCTGGACCGGGTCCGCACCGAACACGCGACGCTTTCCCGTGTCGACCTGGCGGGCCGAAAACTGTTCGGGCAGCGCGTGACCGGCGGCGAGCTCGCCGAGGATTTCGACGCGCTGGTGATCGCCACCGGCGTCACCAACGGTTTCTGGCGCCGGCCCGGTTACCGGTCGAGCGACGAGGTCGCCGCCCAACTGCGCGCCGACCACGAGCGGCTGGCGGCCGCCCGTTCGGTGCTGGTCGTGGGTGGGGGTGCCGCGGCGGTGAGCAGCGCCGCCAACCTGGCGCTCACCTGGCCCGGCACCCGCGTCGAACTGTGCTTTCCGGGTGACCGCCCGTTGCCGCAGCACCACACGCGGGTCTGGGCCCGGATCGCACGGCGGCTCGACGGACTCGGCGTGGCGCTGCGCCCCGGTCACCGCGCCGTCGTCCCGGACGGGTTCGCGTGCGACCGCATCACCGACGCGCCGGTGGAGTGGAGCACGGGACAGCCCGCCTCGACGGCGGATGCGGTGCTGTGGGCCATCGGGCGGGTCCGGCCCAACACCGACTGGCTGCCCGCCGAGGTGCTCGACGGCGACGGCTTCGTCCGCGTCACCGCACAGTTGAAAGTTCCTGGCGTGCAACGGGTCTACGCGATCGGTGATGTGGCCGCCACCGACCCGCTGCGCAGCAGCGCCCGCAACCGCGCCGACAAACTGTTGGCACACAACCTGCGTGCGGACTTCGCGGAGCGACCGCTGCGCGACTACCGCGCGCCCGCCCGCCGGTGGGGTTCGGTGCTCGGCAACCAACCGGACGGTCTCGAGGTGTTCGCCCCCAACGGGACGGTGTTCCGGTTCCCGGCATGGTCGGTCGAGCGGGTGCTGCAACCGTGGATCGTCCGGCGCGGGATCTACCGCGGCGTGCGCCCTTCACCGTCGGGTGACTGA
- a CDS encoding STAS domain-containing protein yields MQPLEVEHDVRGNAVVVRVKGDVDSLSVDALNSHLAKARGNAVCHPSRLVVIDLSEVTYFGSAALNAVLSCHEEGAAEGTSVAIVADQPYVMQPIQITGLHRVLETHPTIEQALQRDGQSPDGEGRTPR; encoded by the coding sequence CGGGGAAACGCGGTCGTGGTCAGGGTGAAAGGCGACGTCGACTCGCTGTCGGTCGACGCGTTGAACAGCCATCTGGCGAAGGCCCGCGGTAACGCGGTGTGCCATCCGAGTCGACTGGTCGTCATCGATCTCTCCGAGGTCACCTACTTCGGCAGCGCCGCGCTCAACGCCGTGTTGTCCTGTCACGAGGAGGGTGCCGCCGAAGGCACCTCGGTCGCGATCGTCGCCGATCAGCCGTACGTCATGCAGCCGATCCAGATCACCGGACTGCACCGCGTGCTCGAGACGCATCCGACGATCGAGCAGGCGCTCCAGCGCGACGGTCAGTCACCCGACGGTGAAGGGCGCACGCCGCGGTAG